The DNA sequence CAAAGCACCATCCACATTTAATTTTAAGAAGGGGAATGGGGGTGTCTCCAAGTGCAGAGGTACTCTTACCTGCCTGAAAATGGGAAATTGAGTTGTTGGAGCAGCTCGAAAGGCAGCAAGGAAAGTCTGGACTTGGGAGAATTGTATACGAGGACATGTATACTTATGCTGAAAGATCTCCTCATTCCTGGCATGCCAAATGCGTCTACAAACCATCACAACAAGATTAAGAGCGTCCAAAGAAAGTACAGAAATAGCATTGCCTAAACAGATCCAAAAAGGAGCTTTCTCTGCAACCACTAACCATCACTTTTAAAGGGAGTAATGCATCAAACAGCTTTGGCCTTGGAACAGGACCACAAAGCATGTAATGTAGTCTCAGCTGCCATGTTGCAGCATGAGCATACAGGAGAATGTAGTAAGTGTCTTCGATGGAGATTAAAAGAACAAGGAAGAAAATCATGTAAAGCTCTCCATAGAAACACCCTTGCAGCAGCCGGAACCTTCAAACGTCAAAGGATTTTCCAAACTGGATCATCTTGATTGTGTGAACATCCTTTAGCTCCGGAGGCACGTGTTCGAATACCTTGTACCACATGATAACCACTTTTAATTGTGTAGCAGACGTGCTTGGTGTAATGCCACAAAGACGATCTGGGACCGGTGTGAAACGTAAAAGAATGGAACAGATTGCCTCTACCTCCATTCTCCAGAAAGAATGagcaataaaatcaaaattccaTGAACCATCATCTGAAATAAGATTTGCCACCAAAGAATCAAGGGATAATTGAGGTGTAGACATAATTCTGAATGAATGCTCAATTGGAACCCAAGCATCTGTATAGATTGAAATTGAGCGACCATATCCCACTCCCCACCTTAGCCCAGCAGCAAGCAAATTTCTACCCCATAACAAAGATCTCCAAATCAAAGAAGTAGACCGACCGACTGACCGGAGCATGAAGGAAGGAAGAGTGAGGAAAGTAGCGACCTCGGTATAATTGTGCCACTAAAGACTCCAATATGGAAATTAATCTCCAACAATGTTTTGCAAGTAAAGCTTGATTAAAGTCTACAAAATCAAGGAAGCCCAATCCTCCTTTTAACTTCTTCGACAAAGCTCCGACCACTTAAGCCAATGAATCCCTTTCCTGCCTTTTTGTCGTCCCTACCAGAACCTTGCAGATAAACCTAATAATTCTTTGCCCGGAGTGTCAAAGGAATTCTGAAAACACCCATAGAATAGGTACATATACTTTGGATCACTGATTTCAACAAAATTTCCTTCCCTGCCTGAgacaataatttttctttccaacctGTTAGTTTCTGCGAAATTCTATTCCTGACTGATTTGAATATGGAACTTTTGCCCCTTCCAGCCAACTTAGGGAAACCCAAATATTTTTCATGACACTCAACCTCTGGGATGTTCAAGAAAGCACATATGAATGCCCTGTAATCCTCCGTTATGTTGGGGCTAAAAGAAATGGCAGATTTTTGCAGACCGCTTTGCTGACCAGGCACAACTTCATAAATGCAGAAAATGTTACGAAGAACTTGAGGGTTATCTTGAACTGTGAGCCCCGAAAAATTTATTGAGCTTACATTGAGATCATTCGACAAGTTATTTATTTACGATCTCGGTAATTGTCAAagtgctcgagaatattttcagaattatacataaagtgaaatcctcaatttaggagGTGGATGGTAAAGTTTACggcacgacgagttcgtggaaattttcggggaattttccgGATACCGGAGCTatttttaactatttttttCTGAAGTTTTTGAGATTTTAGAAATTAATTAGAGAAATGGAAAATAGGTGGTGCGATCCTAGCCTTCCATTCTCTCCACCGCTTGATCTTAGCCTTTCATGTTAATTGGACCACTCTACTTATAGGTGTTGATCAAatcaaggagagagagagagagagagagagagagagagaacgagagCTCGGTGCTCTCAGGCCGAAGCACGACCCGACCGAGGAAACCCAGCCAGAACGCCgacctccggccaccccacggcGGCGCACAGCCATCATTCTCTTCGTCTCGATGTCGTCTACCCTCTGGTGGTCTCTGATCATCCATGCATCGATCGTAGACGGAGAATCGACGACTGGAAGCTTTATGTCTTCTCCGGCGAGTTCTGCAATTCCCGGCGACTCCGACCACCTTCTGAGCTACTTGTGGTATGAAACCTCACCTCCTCGTCGTGCTTAACAAGCCTTTGTAATTAGATTTTCGATTAAATCAAGTTTTGACAAACTGGTTTCTGGGTTGGTTTCGGGTTCGACGTCGTGGACGCCGCCGACGACTGCTCCAACGCTTCTGGGCTTGGTTTCAGTCGTCACTACACTTGCAGAGGAGAAATTGTGAAGCTTGCTGCGTCGTTTGCATCGAAACTCACTAGTTCATCATCGGCCAGTTTCGACAGTAAGAGTGTAAAACTGAGCTCGATTTAAGTAGTTCTTGAAGGTATAATTCGAACCATGTGTTAAAGTTTTGTTCTTGTTATGGTAATCCAGAGTTAGTGAACTGAGTTGGTTGGGCTTGATTGAGATTGAAATTCTGCTTTTCTGTACTCTTCGACAGTTTGGTTGAGTGTGGTGATTTTGGTTTGATACGTTGAAATTGGAGTTTGGTTATTGTCATGCAAATCCGAAGTTAGTAGCTTGAGTTGATAATCTGTTATTGTGGCCTTGGAATGGACATTTGGTTGGTTGAATGTTGTATAAGCTTGATTGCGTGTGCAGAATGGGCTGTGTGTCGATTTGAATGGACTGTGATTATAAAGATTGTATTGTGGCAGTGTGTCAAATGGTGTTCTTGTTAAATCTGTGTTCAAGGCCAGTTCAAGTATCATTACTAAAATTGGAATTATGATGTGGAAAATGGCCTAAAATAatattgggtgtccatagtaactTCCGACGAATTACTATGTGACGAAATTGTTAAGGATACTCGAATTCATTTGTTCATGAAGTTGGGAATTTGTTATAACATTGGTTTGCATAAGCATTTTGTAAAAATGATAgtgagtaaagaaaagaaatgtgtaTATATCGGGTGGCCTTGATAAAATTAGGGTGCACCTAATATATATGGTTGATATCGTGATTTAAGTAAAATGTTCggtaatttgggttaattatcgAATCTATTACAATTGGTCAAACGTTGGGCAAACATGGTCAAATGTGGTCAacccttggtcaactcctggtcaaactagGAAAAGTTGGGGTTGGACGATATATTAATCGTTGAGATTTCATTTAATTGTTCAAAAgttattaactatcgaaatgtcggaatctaggactccagttacccaagGAATAGAAGGTTCGCAACTCTtggagtacgtgagagaacgcatcggaatccaggtagggattcaggactctcctcggttagtgattttcttattttattaaTGTGATGCATGATAAGTGGTATGGATTGGTTAtgtaaaatgcaatgcatactaaccaatccgtgagaaaatgtgtgatggcttgagagcgaagggtggctctgacttccttgggttcgatccccttaacctccggagggttagttacgccggtcgtccgggtattccgatcgtaataacgggcccggtacgtgtgtgtagctaggtagtggacgctcttgctacgcttacctggtgataaattaatttgaggtaaggtcgtgtagtgggtctatgggaccggccatcaggtaatacttggttttggcgccgtatttatttaagcatcatgcatcgattttcaagttgaaaaaaaaattaaagtttgtcgttcttttaaatatttgaatatgttttcatactgggcaacccaaatatttgtttattgattttgaGTCTAGTTGAGGCAGaattcctgttgagcagcgaggacgaaagctcacccctacaacagtatggatgcaggtactgtgcactggtgacgggacagtagcggacggagctgggtgtgcggaacaagttcggtaaatcaTTATTGGGATGCTGTTTTAGATTCTATTTCTCGAACTCCGTGTTTCAGAACTTGTGGTTATTTAGCATCGTGTCAAATTTAGTTgaattctctttcattgaaattcaTACCTCGTGTGATCCTTATCCAAGTATTGGATGAGTGAAATAGATTTCAGCaactcaagtttttcacctcaaaaatatcgatagcttccgctgtgttttgcaaaaagttttctaacaaaatgcctagcggtcctctggaatgtgaatcgagctttcggtttatattttaga is a window from the Rosa chinensis cultivar Old Blush chromosome 2, RchiOBHm-V2, whole genome shotgun sequence genome containing:
- the LOC112189187 gene encoding uncharacterized protein LOC112189187; this encodes MSSTLWWSLIIHASIVDGESTTGSFMSSPASSAIPGDSDHLLSYLCFWVGFGFDVVDAADDCSNASGLGFSRHYTCRGEIVKLAASFASKLTSSSSASFDKLVN